A window of the Natranaerobius trueperi genome harbors these coding sequences:
- a CDS encoding HAD family hydrolase yields MYKVILFDLDGTLLPVDTNMFLHQYLKLIKENVKELYNPDLFVNHVLEGSKYMIKNKESEKSNEEVFFDYFLEVVDLSKNELNSFFEYFYDKEFPKLETYIGQTNDIPLEIIKYLRKKGYQIVIATNPVFPRKAIEHRLSWINISPDECDLITSYENMHHAKPNPKYYSEISSKLNVRQENCLMIGNDTKEDLVAKKVGMEVFLVTDYLIDQGEGYIEELSPDQKGTLNEMSNLLKQNL; encoded by the coding sequence ATGTATAAAGTTATTTTATTTGACCTGGATGGGACTCTTCTACCAGTGGATACTAATATGTTTTTGCATCAGTATTTAAAACTTATTAAAGAAAATGTTAAAGAATTATATAATCCTGATTTGTTCGTTAACCATGTTTTAGAAGGTAGTAAGTATATGATTAAAAATAAAGAGTCAGAAAAAAGTAATGAAGAAGTTTTTTTTGATTACTTTTTAGAGGTAGTTGATCTTTCTAAAAATGAGTTAAACTCATTCTTTGAATATTTCTATGATAAGGAGTTTCCAAAACTAGAAACGTATATTGGACAAACAAATGATATTCCGTTAGAGATAATAAAATATTTAAGAAAAAAAGGGTATCAAATAGTGATAGCAACAAACCCTGTTTTTCCAAGAAAAGCGATAGAACATAGGTTATCATGGATAAATATTTCTCCTGACGAGTGTGATCTGATCACCTCTTATGAAAATATGCATCATGCAAAACCTAATCCAAAATATTACAGCGAAATATCTTCTAAATTGAATGTAAGACAAGAGAACTGTTTAATGATAGGAAACGATACAAAAGAAGATTTAGTTGCTAAAAAAGTTGGTATGGAAGTATTTTTGGTTACAGATTACTTAATAGATCAAGGTGAAGGATATATTGAAGAACTATCACCAGATCAAAAAGGAACTCTAAACGAAATGTCAAACCTTTTAAAACAAAACTTGTGA
- the queG gene encoding tRNA epoxyqueuosine(34) reductase QueG, which translates to MNLHQKITQLAKKTGFPLVSVIPTDRYECGYNRLATIQKNLGEYPFVKNDPDYRTTPNKYTTWAKSLIIGLYPYGCAPEKTSPKPNDQFIRGRFARVAWGRDYHLVVKEALVDLAQKLKKHSIISSNFLPIVDTSPLAERELAFRGELGIKGNHNCLMVPGLGSFFFIGGLLIDTELPQMNNLNLTTSKCLNCERCINSCPGSALDSKSYLDLNNCAAYLTVKKGFLTRKQRNIIGDYLYGCDKCQVVCPENRNNDDYSPDCMPEWGEEVLNIDDIYPKISDILKLSNKQFKNRFKDNAIFWRGKKVLQRNALIVLGNLKDPRSTQLVLDSFHDQREIIRTMSVWASEKIYENLNNKEREQVLKELNVLYNNEKSEMVLNELKQTLNNIS; encoded by the coding sequence ATGAATCTACACCAAAAGATAACACAACTAGCAAAAAAAACAGGTTTTCCTCTAGTCTCAGTTATACCAACAGATAGATATGAATGCGGATACAACAGGTTAGCAACCATTCAAAAAAACCTTGGGGAGTATCCATTTGTTAAAAATGATCCCGATTATAGAACTACACCTAACAAATATACTACTTGGGCAAAATCATTGATTATAGGGCTATATCCCTATGGATGTGCACCAGAAAAAACATCACCCAAACCAAATGATCAGTTTATACGTGGACGATTTGCTAGAGTAGCTTGGGGTAGAGATTATCATTTAGTTGTAAAAGAGGCATTAGTTGATTTAGCTCAAAAATTGAAAAAACATAGTATCATATCATCTAATTTTTTACCTATAGTAGATACAAGCCCTCTAGCAGAAAGAGAACTAGCATTTAGAGGGGAACTTGGAATTAAAGGAAATCATAATTGTTTAATGGTTCCTGGACTGGGTTCATTTTTTTTTATAGGTGGCTTGTTAATAGATACAGAATTACCACAGATGAATAACTTAAACTTAACTACTAGTAAATGTCTAAACTGTGAAAGGTGTATTAATTCATGCCCGGGGTCTGCTTTAGACTCAAAGAGCTATCTTGATTTAAATAATTGTGCTGCGTACCTTACTGTAAAAAAAGGATTTTTAACTAGAAAACAACGAAATATCATAGGAGATTATTTATATGGCTGTGACAAATGCCAAGTGGTATGCCCAGAAAATAGAAATAATGACGATTATAGCCCAGATTGTATGCCTGAATGGGGAGAAGAAGTATTAAATATAGATGATATTTATCCGAAAATTTCAGATATATTAAAGTTAAGTAATAAACAATTTAAGAACCGATTTAAAGATAATGCTATTTTCTGGCGAGGCAAAAAGGTGCTACAAAGAAACGCACTAATAGTTCTTGGAAACTTAAAAGATCCACGTAGTACACAGCTAGTTTTAGATAGTTTTCATGATCAACGTGAAATCATAAGAACAATGTCCGTTTGGGCTAGTGAAAAAATATATGAAAATTTGAATAACAAAGAAAGAGAACAAGTGTTAAAAGAATTAAATGTATTATATAACAATGAAAAATCAGAAATGGTTTTAAATGAGTTAAAACAAACATTAAACAATATTTCGTAA
- the ltaE gene encoding low-specificity L-threonine aldolase, translating into MEVIDLRSDTVTKPTKRMRQSMADAEVGDDVYEDDPTVQALEEKSSELFSKEAALFFPTGTMANQAALMAHTKPGDEIILEQDMHIYMYEVGGLSILSGLQARQLPSENGQLQPMQVQQAIRPENIHFPETTLICLENTHNLHGGTVLSKDSIDRIAKIAKKNNIPLHLDGARIFNAATYLNTTVKELVHGCDSVMFCLSKGLSAPVGSVLVGTKSFIEKARKCRKLLGGGMRQVGVMAAAGLVALEDMVTRLQEDHDNARLLAQGLDEFSWINVELEKVQTNIVRFSFDNTYIFDGDFQLELQKHNIKVNFSGDGRVRMVTHKDITTSQINKTLDIIAKL; encoded by the coding sequence TTGGAAGTTATTGACCTAAGAAGTGACACTGTCACTAAGCCCACAAAGCGGATGCGCCAATCTATGGCAGATGCTGAGGTTGGAGATGATGTCTATGAAGATGATCCTACAGTACAGGCTTTAGAAGAAAAAAGTTCAGAACTTTTTTCTAAAGAAGCAGCTTTATTTTTTCCAACAGGTACAATGGCTAATCAAGCCGCCTTAATGGCACATACTAAACCAGGAGATGAAATTATACTTGAACAAGATATGCATATATATATGTATGAAGTAGGAGGCTTGTCCATTTTATCTGGCTTACAAGCAAGACAACTACCAAGTGAAAATGGACAATTACAACCTATGCAAGTACAACAAGCTATTAGACCAGAAAATATTCATTTTCCTGAAACTACTTTGATATGCCTAGAAAATACACATAACTTACATGGTGGAACAGTTCTATCTAAAGACTCAATTGATCGAATAGCTAAAATAGCAAAAAAAAATAATATACCTTTACATCTAGATGGAGCACGAATATTTAATGCAGCAACTTATTTAAATACTACAGTTAAAGAGTTGGTTCACGGTTGTGACTCAGTCATGTTTTGTTTATCAAAGGGATTATCAGCCCCCGTCGGATCTGTTTTAGTTGGAACAAAAAGCTTTATAGAAAAAGCTAGAAAGTGTAGAAAACTATTAGGTGGTGGTATGAGACAAGTTGGGGTTATGGCAGCAGCTGGATTAGTAGCTTTAGAAGATATGGTTACTAGATTACAAGAAGACCATGATAATGCTAGATTATTAGCTCAAGGATTAGATGAATTTTCATGGATCAATGTAGAATTAGAAAAGGTGCAAACAAATATTGTCAGGTTTAGTTTTGATAATACGTATATTTTTGACGGGGACTTTCAATTAGAGTTACAAAAACATAATATAAAGGTAAATTTTAGCGGTGATGGTAGAGTTCGTATGGTTACACATAAGGATATAACTACTTCACAAATAAACAAAACATTAGATATTATAGCAAAACTATAA
- a CDS encoding GNAT family N-acetyltransferase, whose amino-acid sequence MAVSCQSIGKVYLRPPKMTDLVYYQKWWKDSLANYLDLGRMNARISTQAITDFKKQVKNRYVPGWFTIVLWEDFFDEVPVGYIRYRQIEWKKRRAEIAVRLGQEHWGQEIGQAAVGELLAYLFFEKGLEEAWLKVASFNQRAIRLYEKCGFIETDRIMDEEHPELTWKVMSIHKTKFARISP is encoded by the coding sequence TTGGCAGTATCTTGTCAATCTATAGGGAAAGTTTATTTGCGACCTCCGAAGATGACAGATCTTGTCTACTATCAAAAATGGTGGAAAGATTCTCTAGCAAATTATTTAGATCTTGGAAGAATGAATGCAAGAATATCGACTCAAGCAATTACTGATTTTAAAAAACAAGTAAAAAATCGATATGTACCTGGTTGGTTTACAATAGTCCTTTGGGAGGACTTTTTTGATGAAGTGCCAGTTGGCTATATCAGATATAGACAAATTGAATGGAAAAAACGACGAGCTGAAATAGCTGTTCGTTTAGGTCAAGAACATTGGGGCCAAGAAATAGGACAAGCTGCTGTTGGTGAATTGTTAGCATACTTATTTTTTGAAAAAGGTTTAGAAGAAGCTTGGTTAAAGGTAGCTTCATTTAATCAACGTGCAATTCGTCTTTATGAAAAATGTGGTTTTATAGAAACAGATCGTATAATGGATGAAGAACACCCTGAATTGACTTGGAAGGTTATGAGTATTCATAAGACAAAGTTTGCAAGAATTAGTCCTTAA
- the nth gene encoding endonuclease III: MNNNDAKKIIDILTKTYPDAQTALNFNTPFELLIATILSAQCTDERVNLITDKLFKKANTPNQMLEIGVERLIEYIQGAGLYKNKSKNIIKTCELLVSEHGGCVPDNRKDLENLPGVGRKTANVVLANAFNQPTLAVDTHVFRVARRMGLSKGDTVLDVEKDLMEILPKTYWIDAHHTLIFHGRNRCKARSPQCKTCEVQKLCLQGEGK; encoded by the coding sequence ATGAACAATAATGATGCTAAAAAAATAATTGATATATTAACAAAAACCTATCCCGATGCACAAACTGCATTAAATTTTAATACACCCTTTGAACTATTAATTGCAACTATTTTATCAGCCCAATGTACAGATGAAAGGGTGAACTTGATAACTGATAAATTATTTAAAAAAGCCAATACACCAAATCAAATGTTAGAAATTGGTGTAGAACGACTTATAGAATATATTCAAGGTGCTGGTTTATATAAAAATAAGAGTAAAAATATTATTAAAACATGTGAACTATTAGTTTCAGAACATGGAGGGTGTGTCCCTGATAATAGAAAAGACCTTGAAAATCTACCAGGAGTAGGTAGGAAAACTGCTAATGTAGTTCTTGCAAATGCTTTCAATCAACCTACGTTAGCTGTTGATACTCATGTTTTTCGAGTAGCTAGGCGTATGGGATTATCTAAAGGAGATACAGTATTAGATGTTGAAAAAGATCTGATGGAAATTCTTCCAAAAACTTATTGGATTGATGCACATCATACTTTGATTTTTCATGGACGTAATAGATGTAAAGCAAGGTCACCTCAATGTAAAACATGTGAAGTACAAAAACTGTGTTTACAAGGAGAGGGAAAATGA
- a CDS encoding coenzyme F420-0:L-glutamate ligase → MSYNSYNNVKTNPSKPINVTISKKQYARYPIKTHFVTTEDNYIDVISEYAKPIYEKGDILAISEKVIAVTQERIIKKEEMKVIPFAKFLSRFVHVSSAGQSVGNPHKMQVAINRAGIFRILIASFVAAITRPFGIKGLFYKIVGNDVWALDGFNDLAYDYYGDKGILSPKNPQQVCDHIKQETGINAVVADANDLNIDIMGKSADIELDDDTIKEIIKDNPAGQKDEQTPLILIREL, encoded by the coding sequence ATGTCTTATAATTCTTATAATAATGTGAAAACAAATCCGAGTAAACCAATTAATGTTACAATCTCAAAGAAACAGTACGCAAGATATCCAATTAAAACTCATTTTGTTACAACAGAAGACAATTACATTGATGTTATATCAGAATATGCAAAACCAATTTATGAAAAAGGAGATATACTAGCTATAAGTGAGAAAGTTATCGCAGTAACTCAGGAAAGAATAATAAAAAAAGAAGAAATGAAGGTTATCCCATTTGCCAAGTTTTTGTCTCGATTTGTACATGTTTCTTCTGCAGGGCAATCTGTCGGTAACCCTCATAAAATGCAAGTTGCTATAAATAGAGCAGGTATATTTAGAATACTAATAGCTTCATTTGTTGCAGCTATTACTCGTCCTTTTGGTATAAAAGGTTTATTCTATAAGATAGTTGGCAATGATGTTTGGGCTTTAGATGGATTTAATGATTTAGCATATGATTATTATGGAGATAAAGGAATTTTGTCACCCAAAAATCCTCAACAAGTTTGTGATCATATAAAACAAGAAACTGGTATAAACGCTGTTGTAGCGGATGCCAATGATTTAAACATTGATATAATGGGAAAATCAGCTGATATAGAATTAGATGATGACACTATAAAAGAAATAATCAAAGATAATCCAGCTGGGCAAAAAGATGAACAAACTCCTCTTATCTTGATTCGAGAGCTTTAA
- a CDS encoding DUF378 domain-containing protein produces MDRLALILMIVGALNWGLIGFFGFDLVASIFGGQTALLSRIIYGIVGLAGLYSISLLVREREQV; encoded by the coding sequence ATGGATAGGTTAGCGCTTATTTTAATGATAGTTGGCGCACTTAACTGGGGGCTCATAGGTTTTTTTGGATTTGATTTAGTTGCTAGTATCTTTGGAGGACAAACAGCTCTTTTAAGTAGAATAATATATGGAATTGTTGGTTTAGCTGGACTTTACTCAATTTCTTTATTAGTAAGAGAACGTGAACAGGTTTAA
- a CDS encoding ferredoxin: MRVEVDQDLCISCGLCVNECPEVFEWNDAGKAEEKAKEVPEDQQSAADESVEGCPTDAIKKL; encoded by the coding sequence ATGAGAGTAGAAGTTGATCAAGATCTTTGCATTAGCTGTGGATTATGTGTAAATGAATGTCCTGAAGTATTTGAATGGAACGATGCAGGAAAAGCAGAAGAAAAAGCTAAAGAAGTTCCAGAGGACCAACAGTCAGCAGCTGATGAATCAGTAGAGGGTTGCCCTACAGATGCTATAAAAAAGCTTTAG
- a CDS encoding AI-2E family transporter has protein sequence MDEQTYKSYWHLAIKIIVLIVSIIGFLWFVKEISWVISLLLVSILIVYAISPLTDLLEKQKLSRTSAAAITFLIFILMIIGFLFLTIPRMYSEIKELANHAPVLYQTLNLETYLNQLNKVIEGPEFTEYLSGAFDSLPRALDGIQDLFQHFTQFSIGLISGFFEFLIIMFLVFYLLRDIKDIKNNVISFFPKKYQNEANQVIDVIDLKVGQYLRGNLSRCLLVGIFTSFGLFVLEIRFFFLLGLLAALLNIIVYIGPYIAAFPAILVALSYSFETAIIVSIMYILIQSIDAFILTPILLGKAVDLSPFSTILAITIGGALYGIIGVLISIPLAAVLKVLLNYYYLDRVNKDKKSLVD, from the coding sequence ATGGACGAGCAAACTTATAAATCATATTGGCATCTTGCTATTAAAATAATTGTCCTAATAGTTTCAATCATTGGTTTTCTCTGGTTCGTTAAAGAAATATCATGGGTTATTTCTTTGTTATTAGTTAGTATTTTAATTGTCTATGCTATAAGTCCACTTACTGATTTATTAGAAAAACAAAAGTTATCCCGAACAAGTGCAGCCGCTATAACATTTTTAATCTTTATTCTAATGATTATAGGATTTTTATTTCTCACTATACCCAGGATGTATAGTGAAATAAAAGAACTTGCTAATCATGCTCCAGTCTTATATCAAACTCTTAATCTTGAAACTTATTTAAATCAGTTAAATAAAGTAATAGAAGGGCCAGAATTCACAGAGTATTTAAGCGGGGCATTCGATTCACTTCCAAGAGCTCTTGATGGAATACAGGATTTGTTTCAACATTTTACCCAGTTTTCTATTGGATTAATAAGTGGTTTTTTTGAATTCTTAATAATAATGTTTTTAGTATTTTACCTTTTAAGAGATATTAAGGATATAAAAAACAATGTTATTTCTTTCTTTCCAAAAAAGTATCAAAATGAAGCTAACCAAGTCATAGATGTAATAGATTTAAAAGTTGGACAATATTTACGAGGTAATTTGAGTCGCTGCTTATTAGTAGGTATTTTTACTAGCTTTGGATTGTTTGTTTTAGAAATCAGGTTTTTCTTCTTATTAGGGTTACTTGCAGCACTTTTAAATATCATTGTATATATTGGACCATATATTGCTGCTTTTCCGGCAATACTTGTCGCTTTATCATACTCTTTCGAAACTGCAATAATTGTATCAATTATGTATATTTTAATCCAAAGTATTGATGCTTTTATTCTAACTCCTATTTTACTTGGAAAAGCAGTTGATCTAAGTCCTTTTTCAACTATATTAGCAATTACAATTGGTGGAGCCTTGTATGGAATTATAGGAGTTCTCATTTCAATACCACTTGCTGCTGTATTAAAAGTACTCTTGAATTATTATTATCTTGATAGGGTTAACAAAGATAAAAAAAGTCTCGTTGATTAA
- a CDS encoding Fur family transcriptional regulator produces MTDVKRSKKRMTKQRKIILEVLKNTTCHPTADWVYDQVREELPNISLGTVYRNLKVLKEMGEIMELDYGSTYSRFDGNPKNHYHFVCNNCERVYDIDMPVKNDLTDIANDHTDHLIEYHRLEFYGMCSKCNSNNIKYE; encoded by the coding sequence ATGACTGATGTTAAACGAAGTAAGAAAAGAATGACTAAACAAAGAAAAATTATATTAGAGGTTTTGAAAAACACTACATGTCACCCTACAGCAGATTGGGTATATGATCAAGTAAGAGAAGAGTTACCGAATATTAGTTTAGGTACTGTATATCGTAACTTAAAAGTTCTTAAGGAAATGGGAGAAATAATGGAACTTGATTATGGAAGTACCTATAGTCGTTTTGATGGAAATCCTAAAAATCATTATCACTTTGTTTGTAATAACTGTGAACGTGTTTATGATATAGATATGCCTGTAAAAAATGACTTAACAGACATTGCAAATGATCATACTGATCATTTAATTGAATATCATCGTTTAGAATTCTATGGAATGTGTAGTAAATGCAATTCTAATAATATAAAATATGAATAA
- a CDS encoding tRNA (cytidine(34)-2'-O)-methyltransferase, translated as MHVVLVEPEIPPNTGNVSRTCAISNSTLHLVEPLGFSISDRDLKRAGLDYWDQLSYYVHKDFNSVENMLGDKPFYLATTKGKHYYHEISYPKDSVLVFGKETAGLSDELLEKYQSNTIKIPMSPEFRSLNLSNSVAITLFEALRQQNFPGLLT; from the coding sequence ATGCATGTAGTGTTAGTTGAACCTGAAATTCCACCTAATACAGGTAATGTATCTAGAACTTGTGCAATAAGTAATAGTACTTTACATTTAGTAGAACCTTTGGGTTTTTCAATATCGGATAGAGATTTAAAAAGAGCTGGCTTAGATTATTGGGATCAATTGTCATATTATGTTCACAAAGATTTTAATTCTGTAGAAAATATGTTAGGAGATAAACCTTTCTATTTAGCTACTACAAAAGGAAAACATTACTATCACGAAATTTCTTATCCAAAAGATAGTGTCTTAGTATTTGGAAAAGAAACTGCCGGGTTATCTGACGAACTATTAGAAAAATATCAATCTAATACTATAAAAATACCTATGTCACCTGAATTTAGGTCCCTAAATTTAAGTAACTCGGTTGCAATCACTTTATTTGAGGCTTTGCGTCAACAAAACTTTCCTGGTCTTTTGACATAA
- a CDS encoding cation diffusion facilitator family transporter, with protein sequence MVHSSHKNVASHRVSLVTLVTNTLLAILKGVFGVIFGSAALVADAFHSVSDILSSGIVYFGIIVAKRPPDSTHHYGHGKLESVASKVVALILILTAIALGYNAISIFFETHYVPGRGAIIGAVISIVVKEILFRYNYSMGVKNNSSALKADALHNRSDAISSLAALLGILGARFGFLILDPIGALLVSVLILRMGIKLYLSSIRELIDTAPSNETLELISDIVKNTKGIQNVHDIKARYHGPKILVDMKVCVNRNSTVAEGHHFAGTAKHHILKDIPEIENVLIHVNPCQFDKQNCKECQKRERVDKNEQ encoded by the coding sequence ATGGTCCATAGTTCACATAAAAATGTTGCTTCTCATAGAGTATCTCTTGTTACATTGGTTACAAATACTTTATTAGCTATCTTAAAAGGTGTTTTTGGAGTAATATTTGGAAGTGCGGCACTTGTTGCTGATGCTTTTCATTCTGTGAGTGATATTCTTTCTAGTGGAATTGTCTATTTTGGTATTATAGTTGCTAAAAGACCACCTGATAGTACTCATCATTATGGTCACGGAAAATTAGAATCAGTAGCTTCTAAAGTTGTAGCACTAATATTGATACTAACCGCAATAGCTTTAGGTTATAATGCCATTTCAATATTTTTTGAAACGCACTATGTCCCCGGAAGAGGAGCTATAATAGGTGCAGTTATATCAATTGTAGTAAAAGAAATTTTGTTTAGATATAATTATAGTATGGGAGTAAAAAATAATAGTAGTGCTCTAAAAGCAGACGCTTTGCATAATCGATCAGATGCCATTTCCTCATTAGCTGCTTTACTTGGAATTTTAGGTGCTCGATTTGGATTTTTAATTTTAGATCCGATAGGTGCTTTACTTGTTTCTGTATTGATATTACGTATGGGTATTAAACTTTATCTAAGTTCTATTCGTGAACTGATCGATACAGCACCAAGTAATGAAACTCTAGAACTTATATCAGATATTGTAAAAAACACTAAGGGGATACAAAATGTACATGACATAAAAGCTAGGTACCATGGTCCTAAGATCCTAGTAGATATGAAAGTATGTGTAAATCGAAATAGTACAGTTGCTGAAGGCCATCATTTTGCGGGAACAGCTAAACACCATATACTTAAAGATATACCTGAGATTGAAAATGTTCTAATTCATGTAAACCCTTGTCAATTTGATAAACAAAACTGTAAAGAGTGTCAAAAAAGAGAAAGGGTAGATAAAAATGAACAATAA
- a CDS encoding DRTGG domain-containing protein, producing the protein MTKHQELIKYITDLPVGTKISVRKTAHELSVSDGTAYRAIKDAENKGLVTTIPKTGTIRIKNNKKEYSQTVTFAELIKVVNGTVLGGNEGLYKPLDKFIIGAMELKEMSEYINEGSLLIVGNREKAHELALKKGAAVLISGGFDTNMVNRELADKCALPIITSPYDTYRIATLINKALTNKNMENEILHVEDIMSDYVYYLKETDTYDDWKSLLDQTKHSRFPVVDLNNIVKGVVTSKDITGKKQGTPVYKMMTKNPITVSPETLIASVAYIMIWEGIEMIPVVAGGGCLKGVVSRQDVMEAMQFGNGQDENSGVAFKKLIEKNFSKVRTDIGVELTGYVTPAMTNQMGGMEPAILTTLLMQASFSALGHDRDYNVVLENFSFNYLAPIQLQQKITVVARTLENSRKYGKVDLEIRYKDQILVKGFVSSQILKK; encoded by the coding sequence ATGACAAAACATCAAGAGTTAATAAAATATATTACAGACTTACCTGTTGGTACAAAGATATCTGTAAGAAAAACTGCCCACGAATTATCTGTAAGTGATGGTACAGCTTATAGAGCGATAAAAGATGCCGAGAATAAAGGATTAGTAACAACAATTCCTAAAACAGGTACTATAAGAATAAAAAATAACAAAAAGGAATATAGCCAAACTGTAACTTTTGCTGAATTAATTAAAGTTGTTAATGGTACTGTTTTAGGTGGGAATGAAGGACTATATAAACCACTAGATAAATTTATCATTGGTGCAATGGAACTTAAGGAAATGTCTGAATATATAAATGAGGGTTCTTTATTAATAGTAGGAAATAGAGAAAAAGCACACGAACTAGCATTAAAAAAGGGTGCAGCAGTATTAATATCAGGTGGGTTTGACACTAATATGGTAAATAGAGAGCTTGCGGATAAATGTGCGCTACCTATAATTACAAGTCCATATGATACTTATAGGATAGCTACTCTTATAAATAAAGCATTAACAAATAAGAATATGGAAAATGAAATACTACATGTAGAGGATATAATGAGCGATTATGTTTACTACCTAAAAGAAACAGATACTTATGATGATTGGAAAAGCTTGTTAGACCAAACAAAACATAGTAGGTTCCCTGTGGTTGATTTGAACAATATAGTAAAGGGTGTTGTTACTTCTAAGGATATAACTGGTAAAAAACAGGGGACTCCTGTATATAAAATGATGACAAAAAATCCAATAACTGTTTCTCCGGAAACCCTTATAGCGTCTGTTGCTTATATTATGATTTGGGAAGGTATAGAAATGATTCCAGTAGTAGCTGGTGGTGGTTGTTTAAAAGGAGTAGTTAGCCGGCAGGATGTAATGGAAGCAATGCAATTTGGTAATGGTCAAGATGAAAATTCAGGAGTAGCTTTTAAAAAGTTAATTGAGAAAAACTTTTCTAAAGTACGAACTGATATAGGTGTTGAATTGACTGGGTATGTAACACCAGCCATGACAAATCAAATGGGTGGAATGGAACCAGCCATTTTAACAACACTTTTGATGCAAGCAAGTTTTTCTGCTTTAGGCCATGATAGAGATTATAATGTAGTATTAGAAAACTTTTCATTTAACTACTTAGCACCTATTCAGTTACAACAAAAAATAACTGTTGTAGCACGTACTTTAGAAAACTCTCGTAAATATGGGAAAGTTGACCTAGAAATTAGGTATAAAGACCAGATATTGGTTAAGGGCTTTGTGTCTAGTCAGATCTTAAAAAAATAG
- a CDS encoding PH domain-containing protein, which translates to MKAKTTTGTPDSASLFPEDKKVYEPRGSIGWVFLLLMSIVFGVMAWFSFIAYSDYTGHFGAMISIILLALLAIISFLMFIWFFRIRYELTGDKLLIYYGPLKYNVDLYLVDDIEVKTLIPKLSIALILPGFSKWVVSYKNEGKLFMCATRSMNNITIVRTKIGNIGLTPAREADFIEEVNKRIQFFKALESR; encoded by the coding sequence ATGAAAGCAAAAACAACAACAGGTACACCAGATAGTGCTAGTCTATTTCCAGAAGACAAAAAAGTATATGAACCTAGGGGTTCTATTGGTTGGGTGTTTTTATTACTTATGTCTATTGTTTTTGGAGTTATGGCTTGGTTTTCATTTATAGCTTATAGCGACTACACTGGACATTTTGGTGCAATGATTTCAATTATTTTGTTAGCACTCTTAGCAATTATTAGTTTTTTGATGTTTATTTGGTTTTTTAGAATAAGATATGAATTAACAGGCGATAAATTATTAATTTATTATGGACCATTAAAATACAATGTTGATTTATATTTAGTAGATGATATCGAAGTGAAAACACTTATTCCAAAACTATCTATCGCACTAATATTACCAGGTTTTTCTAAATGGGTCGTTTCATATAAAAATGAAGGTAAACTATTTATGTGTGCGACAAGGTCTATGAATAATATAACTATTGTTCGGACTAAAATTGGCAATATTGGGTTAACCCCAGCTAGAGAAGCTGATTTTATAGAAGAAGTAAATAAAAGAATACAGTTTTTTAAAGCTCTCGAATCAAGATAA